The Pieris napi chromosome 11, ilPieNapi1.2, whole genome shotgun sequence DNA segment tctataaataaatgcttTCCTATACAATAGAAATAATGTTTCATATAACTTTAAACTTTTGTGGAAATCTTGTGAAAACATTGCTTTGAGATGATATTCATAACATCTTAAAATTTTCCTAATTGATTTTCTTTCTGGTAAAGAGTTATATTCAGTTTCGAAACTGCCCTTTAGTACTTACTAGAAGTAtagttcattttaaatataattttaatatgaccTGTGAATCATTAGTATGCATATAATATGCGTATAATCAAATTACGAAATCTAATCGCTCCCAGACTATTCTCATACTTAAATCTAATCACGCCAGGGTTTTGTATGATAAAAATTTGACAATTAATATGCGCCAAGTATGAGTATGATAAACGTAGATTATGTCAGTCATAATTACGTAACGTCTCGACTCTATCCTTTTATCTTTTAAATCTAGACAAACTatagtaaacattttgatGATTGATATTGATTATGTTAGTCTGTGGCGCATTGGTAACCATGGCAACGATCTAGCCCCTAAAGTTTAAATGagtttgcaataaaattttcagcGCCTCCATCTCTGTTTGCGGTGACACTGAAGAGGAGGGACAGCTCAAGCAATACCACGTGGAACAGCGTTTTGCTGACCGTCGTTACAAGGTGACCAGCGCGAGAACCTACTTCTACCTCAATGAGGCCTCCTGCGAGAAGAACATGGAGGCTTTCCTTAAGAGTATTGATGCTGTTGCTGGTGAGTAGACGACGAATTGTTGGGTTAGgttagtgttggcctagtggtcaAGAAAGTGGTTTATTGACTATGTGGTctttcgaaccccggctgtgcaccaatatattttctatgcgcatttaacattcgctcgaacgataaaggaaaatatcgtgaggaaaccggcttgccttagacccaaaaagccgacggcgtgtgttaggcacaggaggctgatcacctacttgcctatttgattgATAAATGAGCATGAAAtggaaacagaaatctgagatccagacctaaaataattataagtttataataatacaaagtttcaatccgttaaaaaagtgttctCTTTAAACGACATTtcaattttccaataaaaactgttcCTAGCTGAGAATTATttgatgtatttttgtatcataGCTGTACTGAGAGGTCCGAAATCTATGGTCTGTTATGTAGGTGATACAAAGTTCACCGGGtcatttagtattaaaaaaaatgctataaGTACTAtagttttaaagtaaaatcgATCAAtctacacacacacacatagaTCTACACAATgtttagtatattttgttaagaACACATGATAATCGAAAGTTATCACAAATGCTTcaagataaaattattttgtcgGATATGCTTCGCATTTTGCAGCAAGCAGGATGTAATTGTTTGTGATAAACAGTTGAGATTCCTATCGGAACAATAATCTGTGGATTCACcccgtattttatattaaattgggTTTTCTTACCATGTAATACTAAGTTTGCGATATGGGTTTGATAGcattattaattgataaattGAGTTGATAATTATTCCAGATTTGATTTTagatatgtattaatatatgcTTCCATAATAGCTATCGTGTGTATAGCACCTTAAGTCAGCTTAATGGTTACAATACATCATGTAACAATATGTTTAACTAAATGTACATATGAACGTTGGTTACCATGGCAACCGAGGCCATGTAGATTATGTATTGAAATTTCCATGTAAAAGATTGTAATTACAAGGAAGGCTAAACCTACAACCGAAATTGACGAACAaaacgaaaatattatttatttaagaatactttAATAATCGTCGCTTTAAGAGataattaggtatttaaaaatacttgagAGCTCACGAACTTCGTATGGAAAAGTCCGAACGAACTAAACGGAAGAATGTCTAAATagaatcaaatataaatatcattcatattatgaaaaactaaaatatacttaacatatacaaatcaaattcgtcttttgttttatttgttttttaaaagacaattcacattCCCTCTCgtctaagagaggaggcctttggccattagtgggacatataatatgtaattgagtacgctgaaaatctcgaagtttattaaaattaaaccgagtacaacgtgacgatttttactgatagggccccattaattttgccacgggccccagatggtatagttacgccactgtcCATTTACATGACATTCACAATGCATACTCGTTGGTTATAGGTTTAACCTGTCTCTTCTCTAGTAGTTCGGTCCAGAAATCCTTTGGTATCTTTACGTACGTACGACGTACTAACGTACGTCCTCTTTTATCCAACACTACACACGTATCTTACTCTTCCCTGTTCTACTTCGCTATGTTACACCACACAAGGGTTTATTGataatgtcaaattaaaaatggttcaaattaaaaactaaatcaaacGAGTAATCCGTTCTACAGTTTCGTATCaaaaaatcaatcaataaaattCGTACTTATTCgtgctaatattattaaattacatctatttaatattcaaacttCCTAAACGGtagtactttttttatataaattttctgaACAAGGGCacaatttaacattacgatctagctaaacttaagactaataggcaatttaaaattaatctaatttactaataatatttaacatgaTAAAGTCTCCAATAACATAACATACAGTCTCGAGACTATTAAGGGGAAAgcacttatttttattaaaactaattaaaattttgtgtttttcaGGCATCACAGAGAGCACGGGTTTGATGGCTGTAAAACTGACAGCTCTTGGAAGACCACAATTACTTGTAAGTTACTAACATTGCTTATTCAGTCCCTTTATTAGTGATAAAGTCACCCAGATATTCCATCTTTTCATAGGATACTATTTACAAAGTACAGTTGTATGGGCATAAAGATAAGGAATATACGAGATCATGATGTAATATTCGTGAAAAGTATTGcaataatagaattattaatttataatgtatattattactagcagactcggccaagcgttgctgtggctaaggtttttttttatattacaccagtccaccatgcttttttggtggttatgccattaaattgtagcttatgtgaaccgttggtactttcaacacagcgccatctgttagaattgtgaccgtcaaataataaacaaataatttgcaataaaataatattgcggctataaattaagatgtaagctatcctatcttttaagttggatcaaactgtACACTGTTTGTACACAAACTGTGTACTGTGTTTtcaatatagtttaaaaagtaaatataatatattatatactgtataatgtatatctaatgattaaaaatatgttttggttttattagtttttttatcgGTCTTAACTTCCCTTGCCCATAACAATGTTGAATATATTTCCTATTCTTTTTCAGCTCCAACTGTCCGAGGTGATTATGCGTGCGCGTAACTACATGCAGCAAATAGCAGGTGGCACAGGCAACGTGCTGACCCATCACAAGACAATAGAGGACTTCCAGAGGTACCTCGGAGAGCACTCCTCCAAACCGGAGGTTCAGGACTTTATGAAGAAGATCACCTCGGATAAAGAGGGGTTAGTAATTATTAGCAACCttgatttattgatattatacatttgaactttaaaagttaacttttttaaagtcATATTGTATCTACCCGCATTGtacaaactttaaaaacacATATAATCAACTATGTATTAGGCCATATAAGTGTTGTATTATgggttttatatttctatgaaattaataaatttattgcaaaaattaaatactattgtAAAGTACCCACTTTTTCTGGTCCGAAGGATCAAAAACAATACGTAATTGAGGGACTTAGAGAAAGTCAGTGAAAATGTTTCAGTATGCTGCATTTATTCCCGTGGGACCGGTCAGTGACAACGAATTATTATCGTAAGAGTTGGATCACTCGCTAATCTGCTTTAGTTTGCTAGAGACATATTTATTGAGACCTTTGCTCGCAAGTTGCATTCAaattctaaattaatagtcGAGTAAAATTCTAGACTCAtagttaaaacagttttttcttcATATATAAGTCGTGGGCTAGAAGtatttgctatttattttgtgAATTCTTACGTGTAGCTCCAGCCAAAACGATTACCTTTCGATTTGAGTTTAGCTAAATCGAGTTTTTTAACGCGCCAATTTATAAATGACACAAGTCAATAGGACTGAAAAGCGTTATTCTTAATAGGAAAAACAAGGGattcaaaaaaaatcgttggtaataataataataataataaatcatttatatttatttacaaagagTGGTACATATAGATCGATTagacaatcagccatataaaataggcatgcaaatgtcatattaattttcataaagtcataattagaatataaacataatgtcataataataagttgagttatttataattgttgtcaaacctatggtctaaatactcgcccacgctataaaggcaccttttctttaatataaacaaatgacCAAAGGatacaattatgtaattaatgaaacaaaactaaactaaatcttaacagtaacttaaataaataaggctAGGAAGTTTTTTGGATTATCCTACGAAACCTTTTTATGTGGTAATTTTCACcacattaataaattgttttcctATTACCATAGTTGGGACATATGTGAGAGCGTTTGCAAagtcaaatataatttcataaacaatttataatccACTACATCCAATACACAGCAATCACCATATTACATCTCCTAAAATAACTACTCCTTGTAAAATCTCATAAAATATCGAAATTAGTTCATATAGATCGATTAAAAATCTCTTACTCATTTAAATGAATTCTTCCAGCATCGTTCACTTGTTCCCCTGGTCAAACATCCTCGACAAAGACATGAATCTATCGGACTCGTTCCGTGTTCCCGACCCTAAGTCTGGACAGATGCGGCGTCTAATCTCGCAGATCTCGCCCAAAGAGGAGGAAATGTTCAGGAACATGCTCAGGAGAATCAACCACATCATCCAGGTATCGTATATTTCATTGCTTGTGGCTTATTTAATTAGGACTTAGTGTGTACATAGATATCGATAAAAAATATGGTTGTCTGTAAAGCCGGTTTACGGACGATAGTTTAAAGTGACAATGTTGAAAACATTGATGAAATTATTGCATACTTAAGATGCGGCGCAAGCGTACAATGAGCGTAGCGGGacaatgagcgtaacgggacaatgagcgtaacgggacaataAGCGTAACATTATAGTGGCCAGTGaggacttttttttactaagtaGGTAAATTTATTCAGTCCATACTTAAGGGACTTTATACTTTaagttataactttaattcGCTAACCTAACATTTTATACTGaccatatcaatattttattttttaatattagatatttctttaatgaatGCCCCTTTTCTAGAGTCGGTTGCTAGGCTCctatgaaaaaaatgtttttagttaACTCACAAATAATCAGCAGTGTGAGATCATGTTTATAATTTCTGAATTTTCAGGTTGCTGCGGAGGCGGATGTGAGGATAATGATAGATGCCGAGCAGACGTACTTCCAACCTGCCATTTCCCGAATCTGCTTGGAAATGATGAGACGCTACAACAAGGTAGAACTTTGATTTCATTACTTGAGAAACGAGAGTATTTAAGTGTTttgaaagaaattaattttattaaaaaaaaatcgcgattttgaaacgttttgacttaaaatttatttcactaATTGCTAATGCGATTGTTATTTGAGGATACAATTATcttacaaagaaaaataaagaagtaaCAGTTAGACATGCACTATCAATAAAAGCCTATACACGTGGGCAACGTGCTTTTTTAAgcgataccgcccatggatacaTTGGCGGTATCGCTTAACGACGGAAGAGATTCCAGACCGTTTACCCGTTCTAAAAAAgcaatactatatatttatatttagttataattccaattaaatacatagtttttagaacgtaacatttaattaatgtcGCTTTTGGATTTTCGCACAATAAATAATCTGAGCTCATTGAATAGCTCCCGGAGCAATTTTTTCTTCTAAAAGATGAAACGTAGTagtatattcaaattaaagataATACTTAAGTATTACAAAATGTTGCCTCAAGTAGTGATGGAATACAacgtaattctttttttatgaatCCTATGTACCTACCATCTAGCCTTTTAAAGTCAATCAACAGTTATGGCCTAACATTATTACTCATTTTACTTTCGTGACGATTtttgctataaaaaaacatctcCTTTTTATCGTTcaattaaagtattattctAGTTTGTATTAAATCAAACGTGTACTATATAAAACTCAGCTAATGGCCTTACTAGGAATTAATGTTGGTTTGCCGAAGTGTCCATGACTTAGATAAATTAACACTGTGTACTATAATATGTTCCTTTTGTGAAACTTCTTAAGGCGCATGaaggtaaaatttaaaaaaaaacatgacgaagatgtgcagcgttttttcGAAGAAAAGGAAGAGAGGGTGTGAGAAAGGGTGAACGTAACATGAAGCAAATAGCCATGGAGAGTAGGGAGCAAGCAAGTGAGAAAGatcgagagagagagtgagatagagcgAACGTCGCATCACGCACAGTGCCATGGAGCGAGCTATAGTGAGAAAGATGAAAGAGAgtgtttaaaactttttaattttaacttagtttttattgtataaactatgtatatatattatatgaacaagaattaaaaattagtttgccaaagacgTTTCACTTCTTATGTATggactttgtacgcacgcactttttgaatttgttttaatgttgAATCATACTATTTGTAGGGAAGATTCGTAGTGTTCAACACTTACCAAACGTACCTGAAGAACACCTACAATGAGATCGTGACCGACCTGGAGCAGGCCGAGCGACAGAACTTCTTCTGGGGGGCCAAATTGGTGCGCGGCGCTTATATTGAACAGGTCAGTGGTATTACTGTagtcgatttatttatttttgttttattattaaggttTTTCGATTGGGCGCAGTAGATGGCGTTCTTAAGCCAAAGAAACGTCTAGTTCCTAATACAAGTTTACTAGTATAGTGAATAAGTATCATTATTATGACTTGTActcaatttttattgatttttcaaTAGTTCTTTTAAGATATTGCATAGATTATATCGCGGGCTTTTAGCGCGGTGACCggatcaagaaattccgtaacgaaaataaaaacctaacacacgatgacgtaatataggtgcggccaatacgcgttagagcgggacagaacacatactgcgtctcacatctctctgacgagatcggtgacgtgagacagactatatgggcgtgttagtctgagtctgctAGATTGGTAGATTGAAtgaatatcaaagaaaaaaaaatattgcataaataaaaaagaaaataaataattataattgcatattaagttgataaaatacgctatgcaatagctttaccgcggcagtccccgagtgccacacgtttttattaaacaagaccgtctaatagtattttaactaatgtataaaataagatCTGTCACATCGCGTTAACTACTATCTTTGTCTTGTTTAAATTGTTGTTTGTGTCTAAGTAACTTACCGAATAActcaatagatggcgctatagtataaaagttttaacaatggacaataacataataataacatgtttCTGAACAATGTACATTATTTCTTCTTAGAAACGTTTAAATCATTAGTAAATGAAGACAGAACAACTAGCTATACATAgacttttttatgtattgtaatTAGAAtctattggattttgacatacacgCTAAGTCCTAATTTTACCTTTGACATCAGGGACGAGTGACACTTGACAAGTCGTTgtccattaattttaattgtgcttttgtgttataaattatagtatGAACGaacttctttgccgatgagtaggaatgtctaccgatacaaatttaatgatatgGAATAATTGATatctgtatcttatattcagTAGTAAACATATTTCTTTAAGAGAGGGCTGAAATCTGTCTGTGGAAATAGTAATAAGacattttttgacatttatttgaaaatatcaagaaatTATGCTCATATATTGGATAATACTGCTACTTTGAATGGTCCAGTGAATAGGCTGTCTCGCtcttacaaatttattattaacatcgATGAAAATATTGACGTGTTTTACAAGAGTCTGCCAAGTTACCGTAACCTTGTTTATCACGCTCTTTAaggtttaagttttcatttagtttaggttattattgttattttttatgttttagttttagttattattaaattttagattttattttttaattttttcctttgaCAGATtacttatgttctaatataaattatatgtatgtttgttaaatttgtttgtgttttagaacgtataaataaataaataaattgctttTCAGGAGCGCGCCCGTGCGGCAGCAATGGGATACGAAGATCCGAGTTGCGAGAGCGTGGAGGCCACTACGGCCTCCTTCCACAAGTGCCTCAAGGAAATACTCGGAAGGGTCAAGGTATGCGTTTGGCAGTACTTAATATTTCGAAGCAtcattatagttttaaattgaCAGTGGgagtgttcaagtattacgtaacgcaatttttggagactATTGaaaactcgccgtaacgtttttcagtacccaagtacagtactgtataAGTAGCGGCACGAAACTCTAGCGCTGACCGTTATTGCgcagaagtaaaaaataaggtaCCTGAGGGGGGCTAGCGGAATGAAGAGCGTCGATTGGCTCTCCAGTCGCATTTTGTCCCCCGCGCGACAGTACACATGCGCAGCAATCCCCTCCACGTATCGGCCAGCGCTAGACTTACGTGCCGCTGGTTATACCcaaatatagtaaaacgtttcgtcaccacctagtgactctttagttactattatgtggtgtgagtcgaaaataatattaacaataacgcgtaattcaatccccgccccgcatcgtaacattttacaaaaggaaaaaaattcgttacgtaatatttGAACGCTTGATTCcctgttttatttcatttaaatttctaaaaattttGCTGGAAGTGGGAATAGTAGGAATATAtgttcaattaattaatcatgTTAATACACTGCTTAACGTAAACCGTTTTAAAAGCGAATTTAACAGGCGCCTAGAACTCAGAAACAAATTCTAGGCACAAActtatcatattatttatatgaactAACTAACtaggctttagcgtgcgactctcatacctgaggtcgtaggttccgtttaatatttgctcgaacggtaaaggaaaacatcgtggggAAACCGACACgtcttagaaccaaaaagtcgacggcgtgtgtcggctgattgcctattagatttaaaaatggtcatgaaacaaattcagaaatctgaggccaagacctaaagaggttgtagcgccattgaaaATCAATGGTTTAGTTTAAGTAACTactgaaacaatatttaatatttttaattaaggttttcaacaataaacaataaatcagaTATGGAATTCATAGAAATATCGAATTTGACTGTCTTGTACACACTTGAATACACAATattctcattttttttaatatggctctggcacgatttgtgcattagccagcgtcaagtataggattttttataattcgtgctagTCTTTtaagaaattcgaccgtgtcctacATGTGCggttttaggcactcgcccggtaccggacaaccctcccaaaggccgagaacaaatttaaattaaattaaaacttgccctcgaaccgggaatcgaacccggtacccctcgcctagctgccacttaataagaccgctaggctatgaggccccaaaatattctcattaataaattgtcttaTTCTTTATTAATGAGGTTATAAgttgattaaatttattgtattataatctAGGGTGAACGCCAACAAAATCTGGGTATAATGGTGGCCTCCCACAACGAAGACACCATCCGATACGCCATCCAACTGATGAGGGACTACAACATACAGCCTGACGAGAAGGTTGTGTGCTTTGGACAACTTCTGGGCATGTGCGACCACATCACCTTCCCACTTGGTGAGTTCCACATTTTAACATCTTCAAATATAccatagacaatttttttttttaaatttactattatGATGTATTTTGAGGGGTTAGTGTTTATGCTCTTTACTGAtacgttatatttatttgataaaaaattctaataattataaatttatattaactacGGATGAACcgcattaataataatattagcgtcacgaagatgtgcagcgtttttgtcgaataAAAGGGAGAGTGCGATTGAGACtcatagaaattttatttttaaaattaaaatttcgaaaagataatttacgtaatattagtattttatttattatttgtattaattttcgacactttaaatattttaatgacaattaaattcattaaattccaacatattttcctttttccctccctctaaatCTCGGAAATCTTAAGTTTTagctttgtataaatatgaacaagagttaaaaatttgtttgccaaagaagtttcacttctgacatgtgtacttcgtacgcacgcactttatttaaataagaataagttaagtaatatttattattgattttgcAAATTATAATTGACTTGTGATAAATTCCCGTTTTAAGCTGTTAAAGttgatttaatttgtttaatataaacaaatttcaactatgtatttgcgtgttgttcccacgagaatgtaagcgcgtgctcctatttcacaatgcctcctgctgatagaggacaaatctttgtttttaatttattttattactagcagtttcgcgcccgctttgctggacgaattaaaataaattttatgtttcattattttattttatttcatatttttattattcttctttttaacttcccgctaagaaaattgaaatatttcgaaaatcgagtttttaacagatgttgacgtttagaggttctaggaagcctccccgaatgtttccgcggtgaagtccgtatggataaattttcataaaagtaaaacagcaattaaaaaatgaaggaaccttggaatttaataaataaatagccataaaccatctaggaaaaatttcgcatcgaatggtggtagtttctatgtcgatacgatcagtggtttaggcgtgattgagcctcaaacgaagaccattttcattatatatatatatagattatttattacttaagatgtaaTGCGGaatatggtgtaatggttgcagctccttacaaacgttgtttaaaaaaaaatggcgattaaaaagagtgtgttcattgccagttcttctcttccgttccacgcccttgatttgagaactagcagtaaatgtaaaattagaagcattaatatgtatttctttactgacaagtcataagtgtacattatgttacctatatgattaaatgattttttgaagtgaaacttctttatcggggttggaaaaaaatttagtgtaacattttttcgttacgcgtcacatttttccgttacgcgccatgttg contains these protein-coding regions:
- the LOC125053553 gene encoding proline dehydrogenase 1, mitochondrial isoform X2, producing the protein MALLRRLAVNAPRGIRVLSTSSQGKDDLDLTFSNPKDAFKSKKTSELIRAYFVYQICSINWIVENNDMLMKRLRQVVGQRLFEMIMKATFYGQFVAGEDQNKIRPTIERLRSFGVKSILDYSVEEDLSQEEAEKREVSASISVCGDTEEEGQLKQYHVEQRFADRRYKVTSARTYFYLNEASCEKNMEAFLKSIDAVAGITESTGLMAVKLTALGRPQLLLQLSEVIMRARNYMQQIAGGTGNVLTHHKTIEDFQRYLGEHSSKPEVQDFMKKITSDKEGIVHLFPWSNILDKDMNLSDSFRVPDPKSGQMRRLISQISPKEEEMFRNMLRRINHIIQVAAEADVRIMIDAEQTYFQPAISRICLEMMRRYNKGRFVVFNTYQTYLKNTYNEIVTDLEQAERQNFFWGAKLVRGAYIEQERARAAAMGYEDPSCESVEATTASFHKCLKEILGRVKGERQQNLGIMVASHNEDTIRYAIQLMRDYNIQPDEKVVCFGQLLGMCDHITFPLGQAGYSAYKYVPYGPVLEVLPYLSRRANENRGFLVKIKKEKGLLLKEIFRRIVTGKAFYKPVGNYTPV
- the LOC125053553 gene encoding proline dehydrogenase 1, mitochondrial isoform X1 is translated as MALLRRLAVNAPRGIRVLSTSSQGKDDLDLTFSNPKDAFKSKKTSELIRAYFVYQICSINWIVENNDMLMKRLRQVVGQRLFEMIMKATFYGQFVAGEDQNKIRPTIERLRSFGVKSILDYSVEEDLSQEEAEKREVSASISVCGDTEEEGQLKQYHVEQRFADRRYKVTSARTYFYLNEASCEKNMEAFLKSIDAVAGITESTGLMAVKLTALGRPQLLLQLSEVIMRARNYMQQIAGGTGNVLTHHKTIEDFQRYLGEHSSKPEVQDFMKKITSDKEGMLHLFPWDRIVHLFPWSNILDKDMNLSDSFRVPDPKSGQMRRLISQISPKEEEMFRNMLRRINHIIQVAAEADVRIMIDAEQTYFQPAISRICLEMMRRYNKGRFVVFNTYQTYLKNTYNEIVTDLEQAERQNFFWGAKLVRGAYIEQERARAAAMGYEDPSCESVEATTASFHKCLKEILGRVKGERQQNLGIMVASHNEDTIRYAIQLMRDYNIQPDEKVVCFGQLLGMCDHITFPLGQAGYSAYKYVPYGPVLEVLPYLSRRANENRGFLVKIKKEKGLLLKEIFRRIVTGKAFYKPVGNYTPV